A window from Triticum aestivum cultivar Chinese Spring chromosome 6D, IWGSC CS RefSeq v2.1, whole genome shotgun sequence encodes these proteins:
- the LOC123142682 gene encoding uncharacterized protein, with amino-acid sequence SVVLPACSRDWASLGEGPAGLIAERVLANDVADYVRFRAVCGPWRRCCTDPRGHSALDRRFHPRRWAMLREKLASPHARRFLNVSTGECIETEILELREHDELGVTPEGLIILLHGRTHVRLLNPLTRQQLTDLPPLTTLLPPERHSDLLPDRDFPLRAWGSGIAADDSSVVLCFDSLCIVGIAKPGDERWTMVRYKISVHTAPLMFAGRFYCTTENGVLLLETSEDEPPRMEVAARLRKPISAMLNDSAHLVNNDGELMLVHRTIRYLRNRSRRRTYHVYKVDLDTGTLFPVKSLGGRALFMGMHCSFSVSTKIFPSISGDTIYLSFDLKERVHDEEIEAYHLPNGSTKSAHYNLDSSVPWPHKVVPGPHTLIDCFSLCNTVEPCPKHVALVNLRAA; translated from the coding sequence TCTGTTGTTTTGCCGGCTTGCAGCAGGGACTGGGCGAGTCTCGGGGAAGGTCCGGCGGGGCTCATCGCCGAGCGCGTCCTCGCCAACGACGTGGCCGACTACGTCCGATTCCGCGCCGTGTGCGGCCCGTGGCGGCGGTGCTGCACCGACCCGCGCGGGCACAGCGCTCTGGACCGCCGGTTCCACCCCAGGCGGTGGGCCATGCTCCGGGAGAAGCTCGCCTCCCCCCACGCCCGCCGCTTCCTCAACGTCTCCACCGGCGAGTGCATAGAAACGGAAATCTTGGAGCTCCGCGAGCATGACGAGCTCGGGGTCACCCCCGAGGGCCTCATCATCTTGCTCCACGGGCGCACCCACGTCCGCCTGCTCAACCCGCTGACGCGCCAGCAGCTCACGGATCTCCCGCCGTTAACCACGCTGCTGCCTCCAGAGCGCCACTCCGACCTCCTTCCGGACCGTGATTTTCCTCTCAGAGCGTGGGGCTCCGGCATTGCCGCAGATGATTCCTCGGTCGTGCTTTGTTTCGACTCGCTATGCATTGTAGGCATCGCCAAGCCCGGCGACGAGCGCTGGACAATGGTCCGGTACAAGATTTCGGTGCACACAGCACCCTTGATGTTTGCAGGCCGCTTCTATTGCACCACAGAAAATGGCGTCTTGCTGCTAGAGACCAGTGAAGATGAGCCACCGCGCATGGAGGTGGCTGCCAGATTGCGAAAGCCAATCTCCGCGATGTTAAATGATAGCGCACACCTGGTGAATAACGACGGGGAACTGATGCTGGTGCACCGCACGATTCGGTACCTTAGGAATAGGTCAAGGAGGAGGACGTATCACGTTTATAAGGTGGATTTGGACACCGGGACTCTATTCCCGGTCAAGAGCCTGGGCGGCCGAGCATTGTTCATGGGCATGCATTGCTCTTTTTCGGTTTCCACCAAGATTTTCCCCTCTATAAGCGGTGATACCATCTACTTGAGCTTTGATCTCAAGGAGAGAGTCCATGATGAAGAAATAGAGGCCTACCATCTGCCAAATGGAAGCACGAAATCTGCACATTACAACCTAGACAGCTCCGTGCCGTGGCCTCATAAAGTAGTGCCGGGGCCTCATACTCTCATTGATTGTTTCTCCTTGTGCAATACCGTTGAACCATGTCCAAAACATGTAGCATTGGTCAACCTCAGAGCAGCTTGA